In Bacillus methanolicus, one genomic interval encodes:
- a CDS encoding iron-containing alcohol dehydrogenase, producing MTNFFIPPASVIGRGAVKEVGTRLKQIGAKKALIVTDAFLHSTGLSEEVAKNIREAGLDVAIFPKAQPDPADTQVHEGVDVFKQENCDALVSIGGGSSHDTAKAIGLVAANGGRINDYQGVNSVEKPVVPVVAITTTAGTGSETTSLAVITDSARKVKMPVIDEKITPTVAIVDPELMVKKPAGLTIATGMDALSHAIEAYVAKGATPVTDAFAIQAMKLINEYLPKAVANGEDIEAREAMAYAQYMAGVAFNNGGLGLVHSISHQVGGVYKLQHGICNSVNMPHVCAFNLIAKTERFAHIAELLGENVSGLSTAAAAERAIVALERYNKNFGIPSGYAEMGVKEEDIELLAKNAFEDVCTQSNPRVATVQDIAQIIKNAL from the coding sequence ATGACAAACTTTTTCATTCCACCAGCCAGCGTAATTGGACGAGGTGCAGTAAAGGAAGTAGGAACAAGACTTAAGCAAATTGGAGCTAAGAAAGCGCTTATCGTTACAGATGCATTTCTTCATAGCACAGGTTTATCTGAAGAAGTTGCTAAAAACATTCGTGAAGCTGGCCTTGATGTTGCGATTTTCCCAAAAGCTCAACCAGATCCAGCAGATACACAAGTTCATGAAGGTGTAGATGTATTCAAACAAGAAAACTGTGATGCACTTGTTTCTATCGGTGGAGGTAGCTCTCACGATACAGCTAAAGCAATCGGTTTAGTTGCAGCAAACGGCGGAAGAATCAATGACTATCAAGGTGTAAACAGTGTAGAAAAACCAGTCGTTCCAGTAGTTGCAATCACTACAACAGCTGGTACTGGTAGTGAAACAACATCTCTTGCAGTTATTACAGACTCTGCACGTAAAGTAAAAATGCCTGTTATTGATGAGAAAATTACTCCAACTGTAGCAATTGTTGACCCAGAATTAATGGTGAAAAAACCAGCTGGATTAACAATCGCAACTGGTATGGACGCATTATCACACGCAATTGAAGCATATGTTGCAAAAGGTGCTACACCAGTTACTGATGCATTTGCAATTCAAGCAATGAAACTCATCAATGAATACTTACCAAAAGCGGTGGCAAACGGAGAAGACATCGAAGCACGTGAAGCAATGGCTTATGCACAATACATGGCAGGAGTGGCATTTAACAACGGTGGTTTAGGATTAGTACACTCTATTTCTCACCAAGTAGGTGGAGTTTACAAATTACAACACGGAATCTGTAACTCAGTTAATATGCCACACGTTTGCGCATTCAACCTAATTGCTAAAACTGAGCGCTTCGCACACATTGCTGAGCTTTTAGGCGAGAATGTTTCTGGCTTAAGCACTGCAGCAGCTGCTGAGAGAGCAATTGTAGCGCTTGAACGCTATAACAAAAACTTCGGTATCCCATCTGGCTATGCAGAAATGGGCGTGAAAGAAGAGGATATCGAATTATTAGCGAAAAACGCATTCGAAGACGTATGTACTCAAAGCAACCCACGTGTTGCTACAGTTCAAGACATTGCACAAATCATCAAAAACGCTCTGTAA